A window from Pseudomonas frederiksbergensis encodes these proteins:
- the gabP gene encoding GABA permease — MNNPNSTVSNGQLAQGFKPRHVTMLSIAGIIGAGLFVGSGHAIAASGPAVLLAYLFSGLLVVLVMRMLGEMAVANPDTGSFSTYADQAIGRWAGFTIGWLYWWFWVLVIPIEALAAGHVLNQWFPQIDTWLFALLSIILLVVTNLFSVSKYGEFEFWFAMAKVVAIIGFIGLGFAVLMGWIPEREASGLSRIMEEHGGFAPNGLSAVVGAFITIMFSFIGTEAVTIAAAESSNPAQNIAKATRSVIWRIGVFYLLSIFVVISVVPWNDPLLASVGSYQRALELMNIPHAKLLVDVVVLIAVASCMNSSIYISSRMLFSLGKRGDAPKPLKVTSSAGVPRAAVIASTILGAGVTLFSYFMPAGLFQFLLASSGAIALLVYLVIAVSQLRMRKILRRQNVTLTFKMWLFPWLTWLVIVFICAALAVMMVTPEHRMEVSSTIGLALAISFIGLVTTRHHGQPQRAVSAESA; from the coding sequence ATGAATAACCCGAACTCCACAGTTTCGAACGGTCAGTTGGCGCAGGGTTTCAAACCGCGTCACGTCACAATGCTTTCTATCGCGGGGATTATCGGCGCAGGTTTGTTTGTTGGTTCCGGACATGCCATTGCGGCCTCTGGTCCGGCGGTATTGCTGGCTTATCTGTTTTCCGGCCTTTTGGTCGTTCTGGTCATGCGCATGCTGGGCGAAATGGCGGTTGCCAACCCGGACACCGGGTCGTTTTCCACCTACGCCGACCAGGCTATCGGGCGTTGGGCAGGCTTCACCATCGGCTGGCTCTATTGGTGGTTCTGGGTGCTGGTGATACCCATCGAGGCGCTCGCGGCCGGGCATGTATTGAACCAATGGTTCCCGCAGATCGATACCTGGTTGTTTGCCTTGCTGTCGATCATTCTGTTGGTCGTGACCAATCTGTTCAGCGTGTCCAAATACGGCGAGTTCGAATTCTGGTTTGCGATGGCCAAGGTCGTGGCGATCATCGGCTTTATCGGCCTTGGTTTTGCGGTGTTGATGGGTTGGATTCCCGAGCGCGAAGCCAGCGGGTTGAGCCGAATCATGGAGGAGCATGGCGGGTTTGCGCCCAATGGCTTGTCAGCGGTCGTAGGCGCGTTCATCACCATCATGTTCAGCTTCATCGGTACAGAAGCGGTGACCATTGCCGCCGCCGAATCCAGCAATCCTGCGCAGAACATCGCCAAAGCCACACGTTCGGTTATCTGGCGCATTGGGGTGTTCTACCTGCTGTCCATTTTCGTGGTCATTTCCGTGGTGCCCTGGAACGATCCGTTGCTGGCGTCGGTGGGCTCGTACCAGCGAGCGCTGGAACTGATGAACATTCCCCACGCCAAGTTACTGGTGGATGTGGTGGTCTTGATTGCCGTGGCCAGCTGCATGAACTCCTCGATCTATATTTCCTCGCGCATGCTGTTCTCGCTGGGCAAACGCGGTGATGCACCGAAGCCGCTGAAGGTGACGTCATCGGCGGGCGTGCCGAGAGCTGCGGTGATCGCCAGCACCATACTGGGTGCCGGCGTGACCTTGTTCAGCTATTTCATGCCTGCCGGACTGTTCCAGTTCCTGCTCGCCAGTTCCGGCGCCATCGCCTTGCTGGTGTATCTGGTTATCGCCGTGTCGCAATTGCGCATGCGCAAGATTCTGCGTCGGCAGAATGTCACGCTGACCTTCAAGATGTGGCTGTTTCCCTGGCTCACCTGGTTGGTCATCGTGTTCATCTGCGCCGCGTTGGCGGTGATGATGGTGACGCCCGAGCACCGTATGGAGGTTTCTTCGACCATCGGTCTTGCGTTAGCCATTTCCTTTATCGGCCTCGTGACCACGCGTCACCATGGGCAGCCGCAGCGGGCGGTGTCGGCGGAAAGTGCATAG
- a CDS encoding SDR family NAD(P)-dependent oxidoreductase translates to MTEINHSIPNEVEGKVALVTGAASGIGKAIALLLHARGAKVIAEDRNPCVEELARPGLVPLVADITEDGVAERAVGLAVEKFGRLDILVNNAGIIINKLVIDMTRADWERIQAVNATAAFLHCREAVKAMMPNKSGAIVNIASYASYFAFPTIAAYTASKGALAQLTRTLALEVIEHGIRVNAIGVGDVVTNILNDVVDDGPGFLARHGEAAPIGRAAQPEEIAEVVAFLASDRASFIVGSVVMADGGMTVTAG, encoded by the coding sequence ATGACTGAGATCAATCACAGCATTCCCAACGAAGTCGAAGGCAAGGTTGCGCTGGTCACCGGCGCCGCCAGTGGCATCGGCAAGGCTATCGCACTGTTGCTGCACGCGCGTGGCGCCAAGGTCATTGCTGAAGACCGCAATCCCTGCGTCGAAGAACTCGCCCGCCCCGGGTTAGTGCCGCTGGTAGCCGACATCACCGAAGACGGCGTCGCCGAGCGCGCAGTCGGTTTGGCCGTCGAGAAGTTTGGCCGGCTGGACATTCTGGTCAACAACGCCGGGATCATCATCAATAAGTTAGTCATCGACATGACCCGCGCAGACTGGGAGCGCATCCAGGCGGTCAACGCAACCGCGGCCTTCCTGCATTGCCGCGAAGCGGTCAAGGCGATGATGCCCAACAAATCGGGAGCTATCGTCAACATCGCCTCTTACGCATCCTATTTCGCATTCCCAACCATTGCCGCTTACACCGCTTCCAAAGGCGCATTGGCCCAGTTGACCCGCACGCTGGCGCTCGAGGTGATTGAGCATGGCATTCGAGTCAATGCCATCGGTGTCGGCGACGTGGTGACCAATATCCTCAACGACGTGGTTGACGACGGCCCTGGCTTCTTGGCCCGGCACGGTGAAGCTGCCCCCATCGGTCGTGCTGCACAGCCAGAGGAAATCGCCGAAGTTGTGGCATTTCTCGCCTCGGACCGCGCAAGCTTCATCGTCGGCTCCGTGGTCATGGCCGACGGCGGCATGACCGTCACCGCCGGTTGA
- a CDS encoding methyl-accepting chemotaxis protein produces MFLGAPEAFILAVGVSIPIGLLVSRRQNRGALHLLEMAEASTSDSLLAKMYSDERGAQARLETAFVSQASRLKTCLTRLQDTAEQLTSLAGRSDGLAADSSRGLDRQRVETEQVSAAVNQMAATTQEVASHVQRTADATQEANVLTGRGREVARDTREAIQRLSVVVGETGLTVAQLAKDSHEIGAVVDVIKGIADQTNLLALNAAIEAARAGDMGRGFAVVADEVRQLAQRTTQSTIQIHNLISKLQVSSSNAVKTMESGHRQAEEGVTWVLEADKALVGISEAVANITDMTTQIAAATEEQTAVAEEISRNITTIANLADQTSEQAKHSAELSKELTQTAKTQYSLVERFNR; encoded by the coding sequence ATGTTCCTCGGCGCACCTGAGGCTTTCATTTTGGCCGTCGGGGTATCGATTCCGATCGGGTTGCTTGTGTCCCGCAGGCAAAACCGAGGGGCGCTGCATCTGCTGGAAATGGCTGAGGCCTCTACCTCCGACTCATTACTGGCCAAAATGTACAGCGATGAACGCGGTGCTCAGGCACGCCTTGAAACGGCATTTGTCAGTCAGGCGTCCAGGCTCAAGACCTGCCTCACGCGGCTACAAGACACGGCAGAACAACTGACCAGTCTGGCGGGGAGATCCGATGGCCTCGCCGCCGATAGCTCTCGTGGACTGGACCGTCAACGGGTCGAGACCGAGCAGGTGTCGGCCGCAGTCAATCAAATGGCGGCCACCACGCAGGAGGTCGCCAGCCACGTCCAGCGTACTGCTGACGCCACTCAAGAGGCCAATGTGCTGACCGGACGTGGACGCGAAGTGGCCCGAGACACTCGAGAAGCCATTCAGCGCCTCTCCGTCGTGGTGGGCGAGACAGGGCTGACGGTGGCGCAGTTAGCCAAGGACAGCCATGAGATCGGGGCGGTGGTGGATGTCATCAAAGGCATTGCCGATCAGACTAACCTGCTCGCGCTCAACGCAGCCATCGAAGCCGCCCGCGCGGGCGACATGGGTCGAGGCTTCGCGGTAGTCGCGGATGAAGTGCGTCAGTTGGCCCAGCGCACGACTCAGTCCACGATCCAAATCCATAACCTGATTTCCAAGTTGCAGGTCTCATCCAGCAACGCGGTTAAAACCATGGAAAGCGGTCATCGACAGGCCGAAGAAGGCGTGACGTGGGTGCTCGAGGCAGACAAGGCATTAGTCGGCATCAGTGAGGCCGTCGCGAACATCACGGACATGACTACCCAGATTGCCGCTGCGACTGAAGAGCAGACCGCCGTCGCCGAGGAAATCAGCCGCAATATCACGACCATTGCCAATCTGGCGGACCAAACATCTGAACAAGCCAAGCATTCGGCAGAGCTGAGCAAGGAGTTAACCCAGACCGCTAAAACCCAGTATTCATTGGTCGAGCGGTTTAACCGATAA
- the katG gene encoding catalase/peroxidase HPI — protein sequence MANESKCPFISAAGGGTTNRDWWPNQLNLKILHQHSSLSDPMDKDFNYAEAFKSLDFEAVKSDLTALMTDSQDWWPADFGHYGPLFIRMAWHSAGTYRTGDGRGGAGSGQQRFAPLNSWPDNVSLDKARRLLWPIKQKYGNKISWADLIVLTGNVALESMGFKTFGFSGGRPDAWEPDEAVYWGSENKWLGGDTRYGKKDEPMQEPGEGPLVAEPGENEASRTEQGRNLENPLAAVQMGLIYVNPEGPEGNPDPVAAGKDIRETFGRMAMNDEETVALIAGGHAFGKTHGAGPADNVGAEPEAAGLEQQGFGWKNSFGTGKGPDTITSGLEVTWTTTPTKWSNNYLENLFGFEWELSKSPAGANQWIPKNNAGAGIIPDAHDPSKRRNPTMLTTDLALRFDPIYEPISRRFLANPDQLADAFARAWFKLIHRDMGPLSRYLGPEMPSEELLWQDPIPAVDHALVNDSDVAALKSKILDSGLSVSQLVSTAWAAASTFRGSDKRGGANGGRLRLAPQKFWQANQPEQLASVLAKLEGIQSEFNNSGKKISLADLIVLAGNAGVEQAAKNAGQTVTVPFSPGRMDASQEQTDVESFGFLEPIADGFRNYLKGKYSVPAEHLLIDKAQLLTLTAPEMTALIGGMRVLNTNVGQTRHGVFTQQPEALTNDFFKNLLDMGVEWKPVSEANEEFEGRDRNTGELKWTGTRVDLVFGSNAQLRALAEVYATADAQEKFVKDFVAAWAKVMDLDRFDLR from the coding sequence ATGGCAAACGAATCGAAATGCCCGTTTATTAGCGCCGCTGGCGGTGGCACGACAAACCGCGACTGGTGGCCGAACCAACTGAATCTGAAGATCCTCCATCAGCACTCCTCCCTGTCCGACCCCATGGACAAGGACTTCAATTACGCCGAAGCATTCAAGAGCCTGGACTTTGAAGCGGTCAAAAGCGACCTGACAGCGTTGATGACCGATTCCCAGGACTGGTGGCCGGCGGACTTCGGTCACTACGGGCCACTGTTCATTCGCATGGCCTGGCACTCCGCCGGTACGTACCGCACCGGTGACGGTCGTGGCGGCGCCGGTTCCGGCCAGCAACGCTTCGCGCCGCTCAACAGTTGGCCGGACAACGTCAGCCTCGACAAGGCACGTCGGCTGCTCTGGCCGATCAAGCAAAAATACGGCAACAAAATTTCCTGGGCCGACCTGATCGTCCTCACCGGCAACGTCGCACTGGAGTCCATGGGCTTCAAGACCTTCGGCTTTTCCGGCGGTCGTCCAGACGCTTGGGAACCGGATGAAGCCGTCTATTGGGGCTCGGAAAACAAGTGGCTGGGCGGCGACACCCGCTACGGCAAAAAAGACGAGCCCATGCAAGAACCCGGCGAAGGCCCACTTGTAGCTGAGCCAGGGGAAAACGAGGCTAGCCGCACTGAACAGGGGCGCAACCTGGAGAACCCGCTCGCTGCCGTGCAAATGGGCCTGATTTACGTCAACCCGGAAGGCCCGGAAGGCAACCCGGATCCGGTCGCTGCGGGCAAGGACATCCGCGAAACGTTCGGTCGCATGGCGATGAATGATGAAGAAACCGTGGCACTGATTGCCGGCGGCCACGCCTTCGGCAAGACCCACGGCGCCGGACCTGCCGACAATGTCGGCGCCGAGCCCGAAGCCGCTGGCCTCGAACAACAAGGCTTTGGCTGGAAGAACAGCTTCGGCACCGGTAAAGGCCCGGACACCATCACCAGCGGCTTGGAAGTGACCTGGACCACCACGCCCACGAAATGGAGCAACAACTATCTGGAAAACCTGTTCGGCTTTGAGTGGGAACTGAGCAAAAGCCCGGCCGGTGCGAACCAGTGGATACCGAAAAACAACGCCGGTGCCGGCATCATTCCGGATGCTCACGACCCGTCCAAGCGGCGTAATCCGACCATGCTGACCACCGACCTGGCGCTGCGGTTCGACCCGATCTATGAACCGATTTCGCGGCGCTTCCTGGCCAATCCAGACCAGTTGGCCGACGCGTTCGCCCGCGCCTGGTTCAAGCTGATCCACCGCGACATGGGCCCCCTCTCCCGCTACCTCGGCCCGGAAATGCCAAGCGAAGAGCTGCTGTGGCAAGACCCGATTCCAGCCGTCGATCATGCCTTGGTCAACGACAGCGACGTCGCTGCGCTCAAGAGCAAAATCCTCGATTCTGGCCTGAGCGTCTCGCAGCTTGTATCAACGGCTTGGGCGGCGGCTTCGACCTTCCGTGGCTCCGACAAACGCGGCGGCGCCAACGGTGGGCGCCTGCGCCTGGCTCCGCAGAAGTTCTGGCAGGCCAACCAGCCTGAGCAACTGGCGAGCGTGCTGGCGAAACTCGAGGGTATCCAAAGCGAGTTCAACAACAGCGGCAAGAAAATCTCGCTGGCTGACCTGATCGTGCTGGCCGGTAACGCCGGCGTCGAACAGGCGGCGAAAAATGCCGGTCAAACCGTGACGGTGCCTTTCTCACCTGGGCGGATGGATGCCTCCCAAGAGCAGACGGACGTGGAGTCTTTCGGCTTCCTCGAACCCATCGCCGATGGCTTCCGCAACTACCTCAAAGGCAAATACAGCGTCCCGGCCGAGCATCTGTTGATCGACAAGGCACAACTGCTGACACTCACCGCGCCAGAAATGACCGCGCTCATTGGCGGCATGCGTGTGTTGAACACCAACGTCGGACAAACCAGGCACGGTGTCTTCACCCAGCAACCGGAAGCGTTGACCAACGACTTCTTCAAAAACCTGCTGGACATGGGCGTGGAATGGAAACCGGTGTCGGAGGCTAATGAGGAGTTTGAAGGGCGCGATCGCAACACCGGCGAATTGAAATGGACCGGCACCCGCGTCGATCTCGTCTTCGGCTCGAATGCGCAGTTGCGAGCGTTGGCTGAAGTCTATGCAACCGCTGATGCGCAGGAGAAGTTCGTGAAAGACTTCGTCGCCGCGTGGGCCAAAGTGATGGACCTGGATCGCTTCGACCTCAGGTAA
- a CDS encoding GlxA family transcriptional regulator — protein sequence MAYDTSKAAPPQTVGFLLLDQFTLISLASAVEPLRMANQLTGQELYRWHTLSSGGEQVWASDGMPITPDTSIINAPMLDTVIVCGGIGIQGAVTREHVTWLRTLARRSKRIGGVCTGSWALAKAGLLDGFDCSVHWEFLAAMQEAFPLVNLSSSLFTLDRDRFTSSGGTAPMDMMLHLISRDHGHELSAAISEMFVYERIRNEQDHQRVPLKHMLGTHQPKLQEVVALMEANLEEPIDLDELANYVGLSRRQLERLFQKYLHSSPSRYYLKLRLIRARQLLKQTPISIVELSVVCGFVSTPHFSKCYRECFGIPPSDERLVAESQPLVTARSIAQALPLARPMSLLDQARDESTFASIKILKS from the coding sequence ATGGCATACGACACCTCCAAGGCCGCTCCTCCCCAAACTGTCGGTTTCTTGCTGCTGGACCAATTCACGTTGATCTCCCTGGCGTCAGCAGTAGAGCCTCTACGCATGGCCAATCAGTTGACCGGTCAAGAGCTCTATCGTTGGCATACTCTGAGTTCGGGGGGAGAGCAGGTCTGGGCAAGCGACGGCATGCCGATCACTCCGGACACCTCGATCATTAACGCACCGATGCTTGATACCGTGATCGTCTGCGGTGGCATTGGCATTCAAGGCGCTGTAACCCGGGAGCACGTAACCTGGTTGCGAACCCTGGCGCGACGTTCGAAGCGGATCGGAGGCGTGTGCACTGGCAGTTGGGCCTTGGCCAAGGCGGGCCTGCTCGATGGCTTCGATTGCAGTGTGCACTGGGAATTTCTGGCCGCCATGCAGGAAGCTTTTCCGCTAGTGAACCTCAGCTCCAGTTTATTCACCCTCGACCGAGATCGCTTCACCAGCTCCGGTGGAACCGCGCCAATGGACATGATGTTGCACCTGATCAGTCGTGATCATGGTCATGAGCTATCGGCGGCCATCTCCGAAATGTTCGTCTACGAGCGAATCCGCAACGAGCAGGATCACCAGCGCGTGCCCCTCAAGCACATGCTCGGTACCCATCAACCAAAGCTGCAGGAAGTGGTCGCCTTGATGGAGGCCAATCTGGAAGAGCCGATTGATCTGGACGAACTGGCGAATTACGTCGGCTTGTCCCGTCGCCAGCTTGAGCGGTTGTTTCAGAAATACCTGCATTCTTCACCTTCGCGGTATTACCTCAAACTGCGCCTGATTCGCGCACGTCAGTTGCTCAAGCAAACGCCGATCTCCATCGTAGAGTTGTCGGTGGTCTGTGGCTTCGTGTCCACACCCCATTTTTCCAAGTGCTATCGCGAGTGTTTCGGCATTCCACCCAGCGACGAGCGCTTGGTGGCGGAATCGCAACCCCTCGTGACAGCAAGATCGATTGCGCAGGCATTGCCCTTGGCAAGGCCGATGAGCTTGCTGGATCAGGCACGTGATGAATCAACCTTCGCAAGTATCAAGATTTTGAAATCCTGA
- a CDS encoding sensor domain-containing diguanylate cyclase encodes MDGPGSGIDQEFFIAEQVRTDRLHQLFRQSFSAVFGSYLAAIMLCWLCWDRFEHSVIFWWLALLSGSTLLRISMFVAYFRSDESERTPQRWEGKYWSTLVLSASIWGGGAFVVMPADDLLSQALVMLFTVGMSVSAVSCYSAYLSMTLVSMGLVLLPCTAWLLFQSSTIQVGMALSVLVFASFVARATRKMSEALETAFRLTREMEQANSISTRAAQTDELTGLKSRRAFFEHAQQLYNECETNRSGLCAVMLDMDHFKHINDTYGHQVGDQVLRQMGVVISSSFRATDIHGRLGGEEFAILLPDTSIEVAVKIAEELIQTVAGLMIEPVHCITASLGVASTDAGIHDLHSLMNNADKALYRAKALGRNQVAVAQPSR; translated from the coding sequence ATGGATGGCCCAGGCTCTGGGATTGACCAAGAGTTTTTCATCGCCGAGCAGGTGCGAACTGACCGATTGCATCAACTGTTTCGCCAATCATTTTCTGCGGTTTTTGGTAGTTACCTCGCTGCCATCATGCTGTGCTGGCTGTGTTGGGACCGTTTTGAACACAGCGTTATTTTTTGGTGGCTGGCCTTACTGAGCGGGTCGACGCTACTACGCATCTCGATGTTTGTTGCCTATTTTCGCAGCGACGAAAGTGAACGTACGCCTCAACGCTGGGAAGGCAAGTACTGGAGCACGCTCGTGCTGTCCGCCAGTATCTGGGGAGGCGGCGCATTCGTTGTCATGCCAGCAGACGATCTTTTGTCGCAGGCGCTGGTCATGCTCTTTACTGTCGGGATGTCTGTCAGCGCGGTCTCCTGCTACTCGGCCTACCTTTCTATGACACTAGTGTCCATGGGACTGGTTCTGTTGCCGTGCACCGCCTGGCTGCTGTTTCAATCGTCCACGATTCAAGTCGGCATGGCACTTTCGGTGCTGGTGTTCGCGTCATTTGTTGCCCGTGCGACACGAAAAATGTCCGAAGCACTGGAAACCGCCTTTCGACTAACCCGAGAAATGGAACAGGCGAACAGCATTTCCACCCGAGCAGCACAAACCGATGAGTTGACTGGCCTGAAGAGTCGACGAGCTTTTTTCGAGCATGCCCAGCAGCTGTACAACGAATGTGAAACCAACCGGTCAGGGTTGTGCGCCGTGATGTTGGACATGGATCACTTCAAACATATCAACGACACCTACGGCCATCAGGTTGGGGATCAGGTTTTGCGCCAAATGGGTGTGGTCATCAGTTCATCCTTTCGTGCCACGGATATCCACGGCCGGCTAGGTGGGGAAGAATTCGCCATTCTGCTCCCGGACACCTCCATTGAGGTCGCCGTCAAGATTGCAGAAGAGCTCATCCAGACTGTTGCTGGATTGATGATCGAGCCTGTTCACTGCATAACGGCCAGCCTCGGCGTAGCGTCGACGGATGCCGGTATTCACGATCTGCACAGCTTGATGAACAATGCCGATAAAGCACTGTATCGAGCCAAGGCGCTGGGACGTAATCAGGTCGCTGTTGCCCAACCATCGCGATGA
- a CDS encoding LTA synthase family protein has product MGWLHSRRLHYWLGATAITFALFAVLRVMFFFGYSGFDANALIDKNDVLETLGIGFRFDLRLAILAMLPLALLAWIPRWNLINSRLLRRIARVYLVAALSVLLLIYIIDFGHYAYLGVRINATVLRFIEDAQISRDMVWQTYPVIWISLGWLATVALVTLALVRLERVTLDRPRKVIRRLSAALGGAVMVVVVLLGILGRVENMNLENPVPLRWSDAFFSGNNQIAALGLNPVLFLYDTVKVGQSRYDEAQVREHYAVMANYLGVDKPDPQTLDFVRHQAPQPYKIPGSRPPNVMFVMLESLGTSAVGAYGNPINPTPNIDRLATQSWFFEHFYVPVTGTAKTVWASISGVPDVTRQETATRNPLITKQNTLINAFTGYEKIYTIGGNSGWANMNALIRQSIDGVRLFEERDWKSPVVDVWGISDLDLFKETDQILQALPKDKPFFAYVQTAGNHRPFTIPKTNDGFEVKHPTLAEVQAAGSRSVEQYNAVRLLDFNIGRLMEIAKAGGWYDNTIFVLFGDHNTRIAQIPFLAPAYEQLGLESNAVPMIIHAPGLLGTRKVEEAVGLVDLLPTVAGMAGLEFRNSGMGRDIQQPAPEGERVVPLVLREGTFPLIAGVTQHYMVQMEHDGSSPSLHDLASPTPLDNVAEQNPEEFKRLSQLTRAMHETSRLMLYQNVRK; this is encoded by the coding sequence ATGGGTTGGCTGCACTCGAGACGTTTACATTACTGGCTGGGCGCGACAGCGATTACCTTCGCGCTGTTTGCTGTGCTTCGGGTCATGTTCTTTTTCGGCTATTCCGGTTTCGACGCCAACGCCCTGATCGACAAAAATGACGTCCTGGAAACCCTGGGGATTGGCTTTCGTTTCGATTTGCGCCTGGCCATCCTGGCGATGTTGCCGTTGGCGTTACTGGCCTGGATTCCGCGCTGGAACCTGATCAACAGCCGCCTGCTTCGCCGCATCGCCCGCGTGTATCTGGTCGCAGCACTGAGCGTCCTGCTGCTGATTTACATCATCGACTTTGGCCATTACGCCTACCTGGGCGTGAGGATCAACGCCACCGTGCTGCGCTTCATCGAGGATGCGCAAATATCCCGTGACATGGTCTGGCAGACCTACCCGGTGATCTGGATTTCACTGGGTTGGCTGGCAACGGTCGCGTTGGTGACACTGGCCTTGGTGCGTCTGGAACGCGTAACGCTGGACCGCCCCCGCAAAGTCATACGCCGACTCTCTGCGGCGTTGGGTGGCGCGGTGATGGTCGTGGTGGTGCTGCTGGGCATTTTAGGTCGTGTCGAAAACATGAACCTTGAAAACCCGGTCCCGTTGCGCTGGAGCGATGCGTTCTTCTCGGGCAATAACCAGATCGCTGCGTTGGGCCTGAACCCGGTGTTGTTCCTCTACGACACGGTCAAGGTCGGCCAGTCGCGCTATGACGAAGCGCAAGTGCGCGAACACTACGCGGTGATGGCCAACTACCTGGGCGTGGACAAGCCCGACCCGCAAACCCTTGATTTCGTTCGTCACCAGGCGCCACAACCTTACAAAATACCGGGCTCCCGGCCGCCGAACGTGATGTTCGTCATGCTCGAATCGCTGGGCACCAGCGCCGTCGGGGCCTACGGCAACCCGATCAATCCGACGCCCAATATCGATCGTCTGGCCACGCAGAGCTGGTTTTTCGAGCACTTCTATGTGCCGGTGACGGGGACCGCAAAAACCGTCTGGGCCAGCATCAGCGGTGTGCCTGACGTCACCCGCCAGGAAACCGCGACGCGTAATCCGTTGATCACCAAGCAAAACACACTGATCAACGCCTTCACCGGTTACGAGAAGATCTACACCATCGGCGGCAACTCCGGCTGGGCCAACATGAATGCCTTGATCCGCCAAAGCATCGACGGCGTTCGCTTGTTCGAAGAGCGGGACTGGAAGTCCCCGGTGGTGGATGTCTGGGGGATTTCCGACCTGGACCTGTTCAAGGAAACCGACCAGATCCTGCAAGCACTGCCCAAGGACAAACCGTTCTTCGCCTATGTGCAGACGGCTGGCAACCATCGTCCCTTCACGATTCCCAAGACCAACGATGGCTTCGAGGTCAAGCACCCTACCCTGGCCGAAGTTCAGGCCGCAGGGTCGCGCAGTGTCGAGCAATACAACGCCGTGCGCTTGCTGGACTTCAATATCGGTCGCTTGATGGAAATCGCCAAGGCCGGCGGCTGGTACGACAACACCATTTTCGTGCTGTTTGGCGACCACAACACCCGCATCGCGCAGATTCCGTTCCTGGCACCGGCTTATGAACAATTGGGCCTGGAAAGCAACGCGGTGCCGATGATCATCCACGCACCGGGTTTGCTCGGCACGCGCAAGGTCGAAGAAGCGGTCGGCCTGGTGGACTTGCTGCCCACCGTGGCGGGCATGGCCGGTCTTGAGTTCCGCAACAGCGGCATGGGCCGTGACATTCAGCAGCCCGCGCCTGAGGGTGAACGCGTGGTGCCGTTGGTGCTGCGTGAGGGAACATTCCCGCTGATTGCCGGCGTGACTCAACACTACATGGTGCAGATGGAGCATGACGGCAGCTCGCCAAGCCTCCATGACCTGGCCTCACCGACGCCGCTGGACAACGTCGCCGAACAAAACCCGGAAGAGTTCAAACGCCTGTCGCAACTGACCCGCGCCATGCACGAAACCTCAAGGTTGATGCTGTACCAGAACGTGCGCAAGTAA